The following nucleotide sequence is from Trifolium pratense cultivar HEN17-A07 linkage group LG2, ARS_RC_1.1, whole genome shotgun sequence.
TTAGCAATAGTTTAGAGAAGTAACTATTCTCATTATATTCTATCATATTTCTCTTGGATAAATCTGTTTTCAACAAAAGGGCTAAGAGCCTAAGACCCatgaaaacaagaaattaaCTTCTAGGAAAACTAGTACAAATAGTATATGCTAATAGAGCATTAAAAATGAAAGCAcgagaatattaaaaaaattctaaaattttaatcCAAACTCACCCATCGACTACTTGATTTAATTCATTggtttttaaatttgaaaacttTGAATGGAATCAAACTagttcgattttttttttactttcaccgCCAGTTTAATATGATTCGAAGATCAGTTCTGGCATTaggtggtttcagccccctcccgatcacagttgcggggatagaactgtggtcctccctgCCAAGTTCAGCgtaatcaccactgaaccaactaacgattggttcaAACTAGTTCGATTTTAAATATGAACTAAGCAAGATCGATTAacttttttaattgttttggtttAATTTGATGGGTTTTTTCTGTATCACATTACATTAGAAATACAAACTAGActagtcaatttttttattggtcaagtagtctagtggcaaaaaattcaccttaaaatgaataagtggagtgacCGGGGTACGAACTCCGACTCCTAcatatatagtgcgatgtccctaccaactgagttaagttcacgAACACTTACTAGCCAAAATTTTACTCCCAAGAGACATTAAGACCTATAAAAGTTAAACTAAACTCAACTTCCGACTATTCGACCAATAAACCAGAATGCAAAAACACAACTAGAGGACTAGTAAACCGAAATGTAAAAACACAACTAGAGGACTATTTGGACTCTAAAAAACTACTTAATTCgactattattataaataaattttacctttttgttatattaaaaaagtaatatatctaatttatattatatatcaaatatattattttattaatgtaccaaaaaagttaaatttacttataatagtATAATATCGATTAATCATACTAATCAATTAATCATACTAATAACTAGGCTTTTATGATTGGTAACGTTAACTTGTTTATGACAAGATAATCTTGTGCATATAAGTGGGAGAAGCTTTGGTTTGGCTGGGAAGATATGGAGTGCGACGTGAGTTAGAGAAAAAGGTGAACAATAGAGAAAAATGATGAGTGAATTATATATACACTAAGTTCCCATGAGCATCCAAAAAGTGGTTCTTGAGACCTTActaattcacgtgcagtgctagcaagaAGTGACTGTTGTATCTTGGAGGGTATTAGCTGtgagaccaactgcaccggataacttacctgtggtggcgaaatactcttaagcccagtgcatttgcacgcctcagtcaaatTCGATAAGTTCTTCtcattctatattttattttattatgtatcatatttatttgttgtaatatttctttgatttattgtaatgaaataattctatgtctAATATTTTTCCAACAGGTCCTACTTCCATTGTGGTGAAACCTGTTCTCAATCACTCTAATTATCAAGCTTGGGCGCGATCCATGAAACGTGCTCTTGGAGGTAAGAATAAGCTTGATTTTGTTGATGGAACAATTGAAGTTCCTAGTGAATTTGATCCTAATTTCAAGGCATGGAATAGATGCAATATGTTGATTCATTCATGGATCATGAATTCTGTTGATGAATCAATTGCGCAAAGTATCGTTCTCAATCACTCCAATATCGTTTTCcttgataaataaatattttgataaaactTTATTCAACTTGCGGCTGAACTCTAGATTACCGAAACAACTTAAAAAAATGGACAAATATATATTGAATCGGTTTTATACGTTATAATATGTATTGGTATCTATTTTAACCGACGTGAAATgtattactttttaaaaaaaaaactgattctGATCTGTTCTCTATTGTCAGAAACAGATTGCTCTTCGAGAATTATCCCCGCAAAGATTTCGTGAACCCAGACAAGAATAGGGTCGAAATACTTTGTTCGGAAAGTGAACGAACACGATTCTTCGAAGATATCCAGGATTATCATACCGTATTTCTAACAATGAGGTCACATGATTATTAATGAGAATTAAAACTAGTTCATTGGattaaattacaaaatcaaGGGTGATGATATGGAGTAACTCTAAAtagttactcttggagtcaatatatcCCCCTCTTTTTTTATACCCTTAATTGTTTTAGAGATTCTTTtaacggagggagtaaatatTACAAATTTGGTTTGGTAAAAAACAACATGTGAATACATGCATAAGCAAATGTACTACCTAATTAGcaattaatattacataaaaaaaaactaatttgcaattgatattataatttataaacattcGAAGAACCAAATATATAGATGTATCGCaacaataaactttttttacatATGATATATTACACATGAAATTGTTTATTACATATCATACAATAACAACTTATTATACATCAACTGGCACACGACTTAAAGTAGTTTTTTATTGGGGCAAGTAAAGTATTATTATACACAACTATAGGATAATAATTCTACGGTGCACAAATAAAACAGTGTGCACCatgcataatttatttttagaacTTTTTTGGATCAATAAGTCTGACCATATTTAATTTGATCTAATGGTAGAACTGATTGATTCaacagtaaaaaaataaatttgtgcaTGGTATAACATCTACTTCACTTTTGCACTATAGAACCAACTTATTATTCATTATTTAACAAATGTAAAAGCAAGTCCCCAATCAAAGGATATATTCAAATAGGCTAGTTCAACATAGCAACGAAAGCAAATCCAAGGAACAAAGAGGTAATGAGACCGGAACTAGACCCGACATAACCATAATTAGCATCGGCTTTGGTTGTGTTGGTAATGGTATAGAGTCGGTGGATGGTTTCGTTATCAGAAACTGATATTTGAACCTTCCTTTGTTGTGATGGCAATATGGCTGGGTACATTATTGAGTCATTCTCAAAAGAGTGATCGAGTCCGAGTAAATGACCTATTTGATGCATTGCCACTGTTTCCAAGTCAAATTCTCCATCTTGCCATGACCCAGTGTAGTTATCAGTTGGCAATATCCAGTACTTTGAAGCGTCGAGAAGTATCACACCTGAATTTACACTTGAATTGAGTTCTAAACTAATAATAGTGCCACCCACCACAATTTCATCAACCACACCACCACCATAGAATCCAATCTTAATGTTAGCATCATCGTACGATGTCTCTGTGAAGTTTAGAACCTTTGTGGTCGTCGACCATCGTGTCAAGGCATTTCTAAACACTTTTGTCGCGTTGAGTGGGATTTTACTCTCAGGAGCGAAACCATAGGTAAGATTGTTTGTCCCTTCAGGGAACCACTTGTTCCCTTTTGGCCACGAAATAGTATTTGTACCCGACAAATTGTACTCAAAATTTATATCGGGGACACCACATCGTGGTATCAAGATTTGCTGTAAAGTCTCGACGTTTAGGTTACCTTTAGCTTGGAGATTGAAATTCCGTTGGTAGATTTCAATAGCGGATGTTGTTTCGTTGTTTGTTAAGTTATTAAATGGCCCATGTTGTTGGAGGTAGCCAAAATCACTCAAGTACTCTTTGATTATATATAGGCCGTCGATCTCTTCTTCGGGTAAAGATGGTTCTTCAGGATTTTCGATTTTGTTTATGGTATAATTCAAAACACTTTTAGCAGTTTCCTTAGCAACTTTCTTTGCAGCCTGCTTTGCAAACCACTTAactgtaggatttttttttaaaaaatctaagtTGAAAGAAAAGGATGTACTTGTATTCACAGTGATAAGGAGAAGAATTAAGAGCAATTGAAGTTTACATGAATATGACTTCATCGTGTTACTTGTAGATCTAATTGAAGAACAATATATATAGTGATGAATTAAGCATAGGATTGGTTGGTTACTACTACTTGCCAACTTGAATATTCGCCCACTGCCAACttgaatcaaatatattattttattaatgtaccaaaaaagttaaatttacttataatagtATAATATCGAAGGGAGTACATTCCAAAAGAGTGTCGAAAAACAAAGCAAGTGCTACAAAGCTCtgaaattttcaattaaaagaTCGTGGAAAAA
It contains:
- the LOC123906820 gene encoding metalloendoproteinase 1-like; protein product: MKSYSCKLQLLLILLLITVNTSTSFSFNLDFLKKNPTVKWFAKQAAKKVAKETAKSVLNYTINKIENPEEPSLPEEEIDGLYIIKEYLSDFGYLQQHGPFNNLTNNETTSAIEIYQRNFNLQAKGNLNVETLQQILIPRCGVPDINFEYNLSGTNTISWPKGNKWFPEGTNNLTYGFAPESKIPLNATKVFRNALTRWSTTTKVLNFTETSYDDANIKIGFYGGGVVDEIVVGGTIISLELNSSVNSGVILLDASKYWILPTDNYTGSWQDGEFDLETVAMHQIGHLLGLDHSFENDSIMYPAILPSQQRKVQISVSDNETIHRLYTITNTTKADANYGYVGSSSGLITSLFLGFAFVAMLN